The genomic segment AACCTGCAGGATCTCTGTGAAAAGGAAAAGTGGAAAATACTTCAACAGAAGTTTGAGGGGCATATTTTTGATGAAGGTCCATGTGTAGTTTCTCCAGTTATGATAGACTGTGAAATCACTTATGAATGGGTTGGTACCACCCTTGTAGTGGTATACCATGGCATCTGGGGTGTAACAGGAGTCCCACCCTGCATTCCTGAGTCTGAGTGCAAGATCAAAGTCCTCATAATAGGCAAAAAAATCCTCATCAAAATACTCGCCATCAACTTCGATGTCCTCAAGGGCATCTCTCCTGTATAAACAGGCGCCGGCACAGCATCCAAGGATCCTGCCACGTTCATCAAAATTTTTCACCGGTTCATAGGCGCCCCTGTTGAACCCAAGACCATTCTTCGAGTACTCAAGACCCGCTGAATCCATCAGATCCTCCTTCTGACCCCATATCATTTTTGCCTGAACGCTACCGACCTTTTTATTTTTTTCTGCCTCTTTGATTAGATTCTCTATGAAATCCTCGAGAACCACGGTGTCATTGTTGAGACAGATTATATATCTGCACTCAGGGTCAGCCATCGCAACCCTTATCCCCTGATTATTTGAGGTTGCAAAGCCAAGGTTTTCATCGTTTTCAATTAAGAGGATCTTCTGATTGATTAGATCCCCAAAATTCT from the Methanothermobacter sp. K4 genome contains:
- a CDS encoding glycosyltransferase family 2 protein, translated to MTETYIITPNLNGRRFLHGYFKSILKQTYNNFRIVFIDNGSSDGSVDLIKKNFGDLINQKILLIENDENLGFATSNNQGIRVAMADPECRYIICLNNDTVVLEDFIENLIKEAEKNKKVGSVQAKMIWGQKEDLMDSAGLEYSKNGLGFNRGAYEPVKNFDERGRILGCCAGACLYRRDALEDIEVDGEYFDEDFFAYYEDFDLALRLRNAGWDSCYTPDAMVYHYKGGTNPFISDFTVYHNWRNYTWTFIKNMPLKLLLKYFPLFLFTEILQVFLNLKRRKFVILRAKYDAYRNLGQIIRKRKKVKMVPDSDLEEYLIMRWNVRVPKIEE